Proteins from a genomic interval of Paenibacillus sp. RC334:
- a CDS encoding DEAD/DEAH box helicase, whose translation MKNFAALGVEQHWVDALKEQGITAPTPVQQESIPLLMEGQDVIAEAHTGTGKTLAFLLPILQKMNLDKRHPQALVIAPTRELALQITQEANLLAATEPSLSLLAVYGGQDVERQLRKLKGGAQLIIGTPGRLLDHLRRGTLDLSGVKMLVLDEADQMLHMGFLNDVETILQEVPYRRQTMLFSATMPAGIRKLARVYMNEPVDVKVKSASSVPVSQIRQVVVQTTDRGKQQALVDMLNTDRPYLAVIFCRTKRRAAALNEQLQEMGFQSGELHGDLSQNKREQVMKAFREAKLQLLVATDVAARGLDVEGVTHVFNYDMPQDAESYIHRIGRTGRAGGKGVAVTLATPRDVPELRNIQKVAGVTFTSSEGGGQRRPAANTAERQGGEHRSGRNDRRSFGGNGSGGGRRGSGREQAGRRDGAGRGRTEREQPREERAASAGGERRSSRSSSGSTRGGQGRSAGQSSERGGYDRSSSGSTRGGQGRSAGQSSERGGYDRSSSGSTRGGQGRSAGQSSERGGYDRSSGGSARGGQGGRGGQAKGGPRGAQGQGGRRGRSR comes from the coding sequence TTGAAGAATTTTGCAGCATTAGGCGTAGAGCAACATTGGGTAGACGCCTTGAAAGAGCAGGGAATTACAGCACCAACACCTGTACAGCAGGAGTCCATTCCGCTGTTGATGGAAGGTCAGGACGTTATTGCCGAGGCGCATACGGGAACAGGTAAAACGCTTGCGTTTTTACTGCCGATTTTGCAAAAAATGAATCTGGACAAGCGCCATCCGCAGGCGCTCGTGATTGCTCCAACGCGTGAGCTGGCGCTCCAGATTACACAGGAAGCGAACTTATTGGCGGCTACGGAGCCAAGCTTGTCGTTGCTGGCTGTTTACGGAGGACAGGATGTAGAGCGTCAGCTTCGCAAGCTGAAGGGCGGCGCACAGTTGATTATCGGTACACCCGGACGATTGCTGGATCACCTGAGACGCGGCACGCTGGATCTGAGCGGTGTTAAAATGCTGGTGCTGGATGAAGCTGACCAAATGCTGCACATGGGCTTTCTGAACGATGTAGAGACGATTCTTCAGGAAGTTCCGTACCGGAGGCAGACGATGCTGTTCTCTGCTACGATGCCAGCAGGTATCCGCAAATTGGCTCGTGTATATATGAACGAGCCTGTGGATGTAAAAGTGAAGTCTGCTTCTTCCGTTCCGGTGAGCCAAATCCGTCAGGTCGTTGTACAGACGACGGATCGGGGCAAGCAGCAGGCATTGGTGGACATGCTGAATACAGATCGTCCGTATTTGGCTGTAATTTTCTGCCGTACGAAGCGCCGCGCTGCTGCGCTAAATGAGCAGTTGCAAGAAATGGGCTTCCAGAGCGGCGAGCTGCACGGGGACTTGTCCCAGAACAAGCGTGAGCAAGTAATGAAGGCGTTCCGTGAAGCGAAGCTTCAACTGCTCGTAGCGACCGATGTAGCCGCACGCGGCCTGGATGTGGAAGGCGTAACGCATGTCTTTAACTATGACATGCCGCAGGATGCCGAAAGCTACATTCACCGCATCGGGCGTACCGGCCGTGCCGGAGGCAAAGGTGTGGCGGTAACGCTCGCCACGCCACGGGATGTTCCAGAGCTTCGGAACATCCAGAAGGTTGCTGGTGTTACCTTCACCAGCAGCGAGGGCGGCGGGCAGCGTAGACCTGCTGCCAATACAGCTGAGCGGCAGGGCGGAGAACACCGCTCAGGCAGAAACGACCGCCGTTCCTTCGGCGGCAACGGTTCCGGCGGCGGACGCCGGGGCAGCGGTCGCGAACAGGCGGGTCGCCGTGACGGCGCAGGCCGTGGCCGCACCGAGCGGGAGCAGCCGCGCGAAGAGCGCGCTGCATCCGCAGGCGGCGAGCGTCGCTCCAGCCGCAGCAGCAGCGGTTCCACGCGCGGAGGCCAAGGACGCTCCGCAGGGCAAAGCAGCGAACGCGGCGGGTATGACCGCAGCAGCAGCGGTTCCACGCGCGGAGGCCAAGGACGCTCCGCAGGGCAAAGCAGCGAACGCGGCGGGTATGACCGCAGCAGCAGCGGTTCCACGCGCGGAGGCCAAGGACGCTCCGCAGGGCAAAGCAGCGAACGCGGCGGGTATGACCGCAGCAGCGGTGGTTCCGCACGCGGAGGCCAAGGTGGTCGTGGTGGACAGGCCAAGGGCGGACCGCGCGGGGCACAAGGACAGGGAGGCCGTCGCGGACGGTCCAGATAA
- a CDS encoding immunity 50 family protein: MHIQVQNVEKKENDYLIHYKAGGTLPFVPHDIVLIHGKQYFIGTIVEVGAEQALLRINPQYESQLAGSIGLELAFSPTVSIQGADKIVEKLGYFPPFHYDQITAADITKDQITLTIELSPPTVLIPKSPDLTPSAEQPLRSTSSTENVPRYAVSFTFLETKEHELTAMETENIILQLDFRYEEADMVIDIDALTGLSGSFLCRGIRAEIAELNE; this comes from the coding sequence ATGCATATTCAGGTTCAAAACGTTGAGAAAAAAGAAAACGATTATCTCATTCATTACAAAGCCGGGGGCACACTGCCGTTCGTTCCGCATGATATTGTTCTGATTCATGGCAAGCAGTATTTTATCGGCACGATTGTGGAGGTAGGGGCGGAACAGGCTCTTTTACGTATCAATCCGCAATATGAGAGCCAGTTGGCAGGCTCCATCGGGCTTGAACTGGCTTTCTCACCGACCGTCTCCATTCAAGGAGCAGATAAAATCGTGGAAAAGCTCGGATATTTCCCTCCCTTTCATTATGACCAAATTACAGCAGCTGATATCACAAAGGACCAGATAACATTGACGATTGAGCTATCACCCCCTACCGTACTGATACCCAAATCACCCGATCTGACTCCTTCCGCTGAACAGCCTTTACGTTCTACATCTTCAACGGAAAATGTACCCCGTTACGCGGTGTCCTTTACTTTTTTAGAGACAAAGGAACATGAGTTGACCGCTATGGAAACGGAAAATATCATTTTACAGCTTGATTTCCGTTATGAAGAAGCGGATATGGTGATTGATATTGATGCATTAACCGGACTGTCAGGCAGCTTCCTGTGCAGAGGCATCCGTGCGGAGATTGCAGAGTTGAATGAATAA
- a CDS encoding HEAT repeat domain-containing protein, translating into MNKQEARELLRCHSFTHDDLDHPKMTNGFFLLQLAQQSSEDELIRMEALKVIGLYTDGNQQPTILRGICELLVTPDEDDDVQIAALQTLAWMPCSEAELGLALKLIHSDAYILVKEAAFALLCSHKHLPFAQHALKQLLQHEEFGVSAKRELSR; encoded by the coding sequence ATGAATAAACAGGAGGCTCGGGAGCTGCTGCGCTGTCATTCTTTTACACATGATGATCTGGATCATCCCAAAATGACGAACGGATTTTTTCTGTTGCAGTTGGCGCAGCAGTCGTCCGAGGATGAGCTTATTCGTATGGAGGCGCTGAAGGTCATCGGACTGTACACGGATGGCAACCAGCAGCCGACCATTTTACGGGGAATTTGCGAGCTGCTGGTCACGCCTGACGAAGATGATGATGTGCAAATAGCCGCTTTGCAAACTTTGGCATGGATGCCCTGCTCGGAAGCAGAACTCGGATTGGCCCTGAAGCTGATCCACAGTGATGCATACATATTAGTCAAGGAAGCAGCCTTTGCGCTGCTGTGCTCACATAAGCACCTGCCTTTCGCACAACATGCCCTGAAGCAATTGTTACAACATGAGGAATTCGGCGTGTCTGCCAAGCGGGAACTGTCAAGATAA
- a CDS encoding DUF6138 family protein produces MASGVQAYIDPIFEAIDKVYASEQKRIAEFQTKSALHEGIHEYLNVMCNKNGLRVDIYELFDWDSRKPDTKIPNFTEGVTLQQVQDEWMPVIRERIETLFKSEKFSSMFFRYRLEFHLEVVLEKKSSHFTFSLLNEDKRQHLLASIQQFVEQKLNPSSKAVPKEKDDFFFVRHLLDPHLYPIDAERVGDLLDRMDAKVKVSRNREEAWRHQLNGDLKRWAEDEFLARYADREKSYGLDYTVKPDIRPSDIPAPAIEMFLLTAMRVGSTDADARQKYLEIASQLGSEQAAQWLKSGSGSIPALYTSERVTCKANDILQTLEVHIRSEEEESYREALVYVCDILQKGFTKEYRLKLKSKVKNILPVPKLAKSTLHRFFANALEYPALYPLLAEYADIAMEEFKWYNDVDPGEKSAMPGTYAVMGLGLKGTDYFPLVIRYMKLVDTEHQSVQDGYAAAFAEAHGLTPDTIPVWTKILLAGNQSAKPLKSSGIQNVEQAQVLVEELEKLDDYDKELLVYRIWGGEKKLKSSLKQADPEVKVRLETLIP; encoded by the coding sequence ATGGCATCAGGGGTACAAGCATACATAGATCCGATTTTCGAGGCAATTGATAAGGTATACGCTTCTGAGCAAAAACGAATCGCCGAATTCCAGACAAAAAGTGCCCTTCACGAAGGAATTCATGAATACTTGAACGTCATGTGTAATAAGAACGGACTACGGGTAGACATCTATGAGCTATTTGATTGGGACAGTCGTAAACCGGATACGAAGATTCCTAATTTTACGGAGGGTGTAACGCTCCAGCAGGTGCAGGACGAATGGATGCCTGTGATCAGGGAACGGATAGAGACGCTGTTTAAGTCTGAAAAATTTAGTTCCATGTTCTTTCGTTATCGGCTGGAATTTCATCTGGAAGTGGTCTTGGAGAAGAAATCCAGCCATTTTACATTTTCACTTCTAAACGAAGATAAACGACAGCATTTGTTAGCCTCTATCCAGCAGTTTGTGGAACAGAAGCTCAACCCCTCCAGTAAAGCTGTGCCGAAGGAAAAGGACGATTTTTTCTTTGTGAGGCACTTGCTCGATCCTCATTTGTACCCTATAGATGCCGAACGGGTAGGTGACCTTCTGGATCGAATGGATGCAAAAGTGAAGGTGAGCCGCAATCGTGAGGAAGCATGGAGACATCAGCTTAACGGTGACTTGAAGCGTTGGGCCGAAGATGAATTTTTGGCGAGGTATGCGGATCGTGAAAAAAGCTACGGGCTGGATTATACGGTGAAGCCTGATATTCGTCCTTCAGATATTCCTGCACCAGCCATAGAGATGTTCCTGCTCACCGCGATGCGAGTGGGTTCGACCGATGCCGATGCACGGCAGAAATATTTGGAGATCGCTTCACAGCTAGGCTCGGAGCAGGCCGCCCAGTGGCTCAAGAGCGGATCAGGTAGCATTCCAGCGCTATACACAAGCGAGCGTGTCACCTGTAAAGCGAATGATATTTTGCAAACGCTGGAGGTTCATATTCGTTCGGAGGAAGAAGAGAGCTACAGGGAAGCGCTCGTATATGTATGCGATATTTTACAGAAGGGCTTTACCAAGGAATATCGCCTGAAGCTCAAGAGCAAGGTGAAAAATATCCTGCCTGTGCCCAAGCTGGCTAAATCCACGTTGCATCGTTTTTTTGCCAATGCACTGGAATATCCAGCTCTCTACCCGCTACTGGCTGAATATGCAGATATCGCGATGGAAGAGTTCAAGTGGTACAACGATGTGGATCCGGGAGAAAAATCGGCGATGCCGGGCACCTATGCGGTGATGGGACTGGGCCTGAAAGGAACGGACTATTTTCCATTGGTGATTCGCTATATGAAGCTGGTGGACACGGAGCATCAGTCGGTACAGGACGGCTACGCGGCTGCTTTTGCCGAAGCGCATGGACTGACACCGGACACGATTCCAGTTTGGACGAAGATTCTTCTGGCAGGCAACCAAAGTGCCAAGCCGTTGAAGTCGTCCGGAATCCAAAATGTGGAGCAGGCACAGGTGCTGGTCGAGGAGCTTGAGAAGCTGGACGATTACGACAAAGAGCTGCTCGTTTACCGAATTTGGGGCGGCGAGAAAAAGCTGAAAAGCAGTCTGAAACAGGCTGATCCTGAGGTAAAAGTGCGGCTGGAGACGCTTATTCCATAA
- a CDS encoding SMI1/KNR4 family protein — MTAYFEQTLDRLGDIAKRLRQSGMPDVEYKWTEGISTGELTALEEGLQRPLPASLSELIQRCGSLYLLWSLPQHCIVSDVSGRTGEHSSISDYELNILEDITGEFGWNHEYISYFTSYGENADSPATTDEHRYLIFNYNGAGDPVLLDLATSSAEPAVFCYDHEQDQFTLLADNLPAYIDTILTLHGLWIWNWTTVIDEHGIQLKSPPLQMWVRWLDTFCNVKLEDAHSLEALIRHTTMHGVDNPAILQAFQPYDPKDIFLAWEQLIQHNPTQLATWAVFIGETAGDGAAAWVRSLWQPGNVQAWTSSSVPNSGSIAVGTFVSTRAYLTARCLPGHEGLAYVCNYLLQHSAVDGKLEGYTANGQLQHFHSPQVIDWIRDKVNHPVEGWAALFAHSRPTAEQLLEWLSDSELHQKITTEALNIMIQRDLLPTLEADTWANISDLLHASLQLVMLKKDKRRIEAVLEQLSDLGLC, encoded by the coding sequence ATGACGGCATATTTTGAGCAAACCCTTGATAGGCTGGGGGATATCGCAAAACGTCTGAGACAAAGCGGAATGCCTGACGTGGAATACAAGTGGACGGAGGGCATCTCCACAGGTGAGCTAACTGCGCTGGAGGAAGGACTACAGAGACCTTTACCCGCCTCCCTGTCAGAATTGATACAACGATGTGGCAGCCTATACCTGTTATGGTCGCTCCCCCAACACTGTATTGTAAGTGATGTATCGGGACGTACAGGTGAACATAGCTCCATCTCTGATTACGAACTGAACATACTCGAAGATATCACGGGTGAGTTTGGCTGGAATCATGAGTATATTAGCTATTTCACATCTTATGGGGAAAATGCAGACTCACCAGCGACGACGGACGAACATCGGTATCTGATTTTCAACTACAACGGTGCGGGCGATCCGGTACTGCTCGATTTGGCGACATCATCTGCCGAGCCAGCGGTGTTCTGCTATGATCACGAGCAGGATCAGTTCACCTTGCTTGCGGACAATCTGCCCGCCTATATAGACACCATCCTCACACTACACGGCCTATGGATATGGAATTGGACGACAGTGATTGACGAGCATGGCATTCAGCTAAAAAGTCCCCCGCTACAAATGTGGGTACGCTGGCTGGATACGTTCTGCAATGTGAAGCTGGAGGATGCCCATTCACTTGAGGCTTTGATTAGACACACCACGATGCATGGTGTAGACAATCCTGCCATATTACAGGCTTTTCAGCCCTATGATCCGAAGGATATTTTCCTTGCCTGGGAGCAACTCATTCAGCATAACCCTACACAACTCGCTACATGGGCCGTTTTTATAGGAGAAACCGCTGGCGACGGGGCTGCCGCCTGGGTCCGCTCCTTATGGCAGCCGGGCAACGTGCAAGCGTGGACTTCTTCTTCGGTTCCCAATAGCGGCTCTATTGCTGTAGGTACATTTGTATCCACCCGTGCCTACCTGACCGCCCGCTGTCTGCCTGGGCATGAAGGCTTGGCATACGTGTGCAATTACCTGCTACAGCATTCAGCGGTGGATGGTAAATTAGAAGGGTACACCGCTAACGGGCAGTTACAGCATTTTCATTCACCACAGGTCATTGACTGGATCCGGGATAAGGTGAATCATCCCGTAGAGGGCTGGGCAGCGCTTTTCGCCCACTCCCGTCCTACAGCTGAGCAGCTGCTTGAATGGCTATCTGATAGCGAGCTTCATCAGAAAATCACAACCGAAGCATTGAATATCATGATTCAACGGGATCTTCTTCCCACTCTGGAAGCAGACACTTGGGCTAACATCTCAGACCTGCTTCATGCTTCTTTGCAGCTTGTTATGCTCAAAAAAGATAAACGCCGTATTGAAGCAGTGCTGGAGCAGCTTTCTGATTTGGGGCTTTGTTAA